One genomic window of Kosmotoga olearia TBF 19.5.1 includes the following:
- a CDS encoding IS3 family transposase (programmed frameshift) yields MAKKLSTEEKMAIILEGLRREKSVSQICREHGISQAQYYKWRDRFLEGAKEGLENGKKSRVKQLEEKVEELEKVIGKQTIVIETFKKNSSTSRQREIVALLVNEGFSVSEALRYLKINRSTYYYKPREYSRRTDDEKILKEIEELKREHPYWGYRRIWAMLRKKGNKLNQKRVYRIMKENGLLFKVEHKKACRTIQKKIKPTRPREVLGIDMTKVFTRDAGWAYYIAVIDWYTREILGSEISLRCRAEEWLKALDRALNEGYPEGVRGEGVILVSDNGSQPTSTKFLKECTVLGIKQIFTSYNNPKGNANTERYFRTYKEEVAWVLDNPSYEELIEKTKAFEKFYNEEYPHSALGYKSPKEIFEESMSLHKIA; encoded by the exons ATGGCAAAGAAACTCTCGACAGAAGAAAAGATGGCAATAATTCTGGAAGGGCTTCGTCGAGAAAAGAGCGTTTCTCAAATCTGCAGAGAACATGGAATTTCACAAGCTCAGTATTACAAATGGCGTGACAGGTTTCTCGAAGGAGCCAAAGAAGGCTTGGAAAACGGGAAGAAATCCAGGGTAAAGCAGCTCGAAGAAAAAGTAGAAGAACTCGAGAAGGTAATAGGGAAACAGACCATCGTCATTGAGACAT TTAAAAAAAACAGTAGTACATCCAGGCAACGGGAAATAGTGGCACTGCTTGTTAATGAGGGATTCAGCGTTTCAGAAGCGCTGAGGTATTTGAAAATCAACCGGAGCACGTATTACTACAAGCCTAGGGAATACAGTCGAAGAACAGATGATGAAAAAATACTCAAGGAAATAGAAGAACTCAAAAGAGAGCATCCTTACTGGGGATATCGTCGAATCTGGGCGATGTTGAGGAAAAAAGGCAATAAGCTCAACCAAAAGAGGGTATACCGAATAATGAAAGAAAATGGATTACTCTTCAAAGTTGAGCACAAAAAAGCTTGTAGAACCATTCAAAAGAAAATAAAGCCCACCAGGCCCAGAGAGGTGCTTGGGATCGACATGACAAAAGTATTCACAAGAGATGCTGGTTGGGCATATTACATAGCAGTGATAGATTGGTACACAAGAGAAATCCTTGGATCGGAAATAAGTCTCAGGTGTAGAGCAGAAGAATGGTTAAAAGCGTTGGACAGAGCCTTAAATGAGGGATATCCCGAAGGTGTGCGGGGCGAAGGAGTAATACTGGTGAGCGACAACGGCAGCCAACCAACGAGCACGAAGTTCCTGAAAGAATGTACTGTACTTGGGATAAAACAGATATTCACGAGCTACAACAATCCCAAAGGTAATGCCAACACGGAAAGGTATTTCAGAACATACAAAGAAGAAGTTGCATGGGTATTGGACAATCCGAGTTACGAAGAGCTAATCGAAAAGACGAAAGCTTTTGAAAAGTTTTATAACGAAGAATATCCCCATAGTGCTTTAGGATACAAAAGCCCAAAAGAGATATTCGAAGAATCCATGAGTCTACACAAAATTGCTTGA
- a CDS encoding helix-turn-helix domain-containing protein encodes MSWRNEYDRALYEIEKGLKTADSTRAEYLLYALKLSLLSKTGAKQTDKMIVKLKKGLHRIPPIARKLIISTILNHTIRSCGVEKIRIWGKLYENDLATWCAVQIAFARKLYRTGDINKSVRLLLNVYKTARRLPNPSQMISALNNAAWYLKKDHPYWALKMSRQSVYWMGWYKEWEEASANIFDTLLELQILSHDNFGAFIITMLMLKMRDLNGSYMKKIQIWKDITLGISMYRNTRRLRRWIGSIGNSMSDISRKTGIDRKVLTKIISGEVRNIKGETIRKIIRGSRNFDVFKTPYPIYNELVKIDIEKRFEEAIESLRQLPLSERQTLFISTYMAQIKRDKFYLSRKDKFKEAYEMLGEIGKFERYMFKRYETMEFMIDMMRAHPYIEGRKAVVRKAIDRMKKKKKEDFIHGYIELDEHDRRLLDRFFRNYGRYDGIRFGVRIDGPERVRSFAKRYRLKIQPCFIAYWCEEDGRIRRKLERILEII; translated from the coding sequence TTGAGCTGGAGGAATGAATACGATCGAGCACTTTATGAAATAGAAAAAGGGTTGAAAACCGCCGATTCAACGAGGGCCGAATATCTTCTGTACGCACTGAAGCTATCTTTATTAAGCAAAACTGGAGCAAAGCAAACAGATAAAATGATAGTCAAGCTAAAAAAGGGCTTGCACAGAATTCCACCTATTGCGCGTAAATTAATCATTAGCACTATTCTCAACCATACAATTCGCAGTTGTGGGGTTGAAAAGATAAGGATATGGGGAAAGTTATACGAAAATGATCTTGCCACATGGTGTGCAGTACAAATTGCTTTTGCTAGGAAGCTTTATCGTACAGGAGATATAAACAAAAGCGTGAGATTATTGCTAAATGTGTACAAAACTGCCAGGAGATTGCCAAATCCCTCACAGATGATTTCAGCATTAAATAACGCAGCATGGTATTTGAAGAAAGATCATCCTTACTGGGCATTGAAAATGTCCCGGCAAAGTGTGTATTGGATGGGATGGTATAAAGAATGGGAAGAAGCGTCTGCGAATATATTTGACACTTTGTTGGAACTGCAAATACTCTCTCATGATAATTTCGGAGCTTTCATTATAACAATGCTTATGTTGAAGATGAGAGACTTGAATGGAAGTTACATGAAAAAGATACAGATATGGAAAGACATAACTCTGGGCATTTCAATGTACAGGAACACGAGAAGGCTTCGGAGATGGATAGGATCTATCGGAAATAGTATGTCGGACATTTCAAGAAAGACAGGGATAGACAGGAAAGTATTAACAAAAATAATAAGCGGGGAAGTAAGAAACATAAAAGGAGAGACAATAAGAAAAATAATACGAGGATCGAGAAATTTTGATGTTTTCAAAACACCATATCCTATATACAACGAATTAGTGAAGATAGATATTGAGAAACGGTTTGAAGAAGCGATAGAAAGTTTGAGACAACTACCGCTTTCAGAAAGACAGACTTTATTCATATCCACATACATGGCTCAGATTAAAAGGGATAAGTTTTATTTATCGAGGAAAGACAAGTTCAAAGAAGCATATGAGATGCTTGGTGAAATTGGAAAATTTGAGAGATATATGTTCAAAAGATACGAAACTATGGAATTTATGATAGACATGATGAGAGCGCACCCGTACATAGAAGGAAGGAAGGCGGTAGTAAGAAAAGCAATAGATAGAATGAAAAAGAAGAAAAAGGAAGACTTTATTCATGGATATATAGAACTTGATGAGCATGATAGGAGACTACTGGACAGATTTTTTCGAAACTACGGCAGGTATGATGGCATAAGGTTCGGGGTGAGGATAGATGGACCTGAGAGAGTAAGATCATTTGCAAAGAGGTACAGATTGAAGATACAACCATGTTTTATTGCCTATTGGTGTGAAGAAGATGGAAGGATACGAAGAAAGCTGGAAAGGATTTTGGAAATCATATAA
- a CDS encoding MFS transporter, protein MSSLQTNFRLYYFGRLVSLLGSGIQSLALSLYILDITGSGAAMGTFLLINMLPRIVFAPLAGVFGDRLNRKWLMVYLDLFRGIIIFLMAFLAFKESMGIILIYGFQLIISTMDIFFDPVTRAILPDIVPENNLTSANSIVNATDSFSYIVGPILGGILYPLGIWLVFALNATTFVISGISEIFISYEQTTVKKKITVRQIWEDLKDGVNAFKKLAGVLRIMIFIMLTNFLMGPVIMLVIPYFAREIVGFNSYQYGILNASWLIGITAGNILLVIIAKNKSIKRLFLTGLFFQLVLFYTFGTLTFPRMISFFGGPSWIYLIFIAGFFVAMGFFNAFINTPVGVYFQLATPTELRTRVLSAISLIAQISMPIGMAVYGLIVDKYPVHLVIFGSLILTTLITLVYLFTKTFDFLESKPKTENSIVESSETV, encoded by the coding sequence ATGTCTAGCTTGCAAACGAACTTTAGGCTTTATTATTTTGGAAGGTTAGTATCACTTCTTGGGAGTGGTATACAATCTCTTGCTCTGTCGCTTTACATATTGGATATCACAGGTTCTGGCGCTGCTATGGGTACTTTCTTGCTTATAAATATGCTACCACGAATTGTCTTTGCTCCTTTAGCCGGGGTGTTCGGGGATAGACTAAACAGAAAATGGCTAATGGTATACCTCGATTTGTTCCGTGGTATTATCATCTTTCTTATGGCTTTTCTTGCCTTTAAGGAATCCATGGGAATTATTCTTATTTATGGCTTTCAACTGATTATTTCCACTATGGATATCTTCTTCGATCCTGTTACAAGAGCTATACTGCCAGATATAGTCCCAGAAAATAACCTTACATCTGCAAACTCAATAGTTAATGCAACCGATAGCTTTAGTTACATTGTTGGTCCAATTCTTGGAGGCATTCTATATCCCCTTGGAATATGGCTCGTTTTTGCATTAAATGCCACGACCTTCGTTATATCCGGCATTAGCGAGATATTCATAAGTTATGAACAGACAACAGTAAAAAAGAAAATAACCGTCAGACAAATTTGGGAAGACTTGAAAGATGGTGTCAATGCTTTCAAAAAACTAGCAGGAGTACTTCGAATAATGATTTTCATAATGCTTACCAACTTTCTTATGGGACCAGTGATAATGCTTGTGATTCCATATTTTGCTAGGGAAATCGTTGGATTCAATAGCTATCAATATGGAATTTTGAATGCTTCATGGCTCATCGGTATTACTGCGGGAAACATACTTCTTGTAATCATTGCTAAGAACAAAAGTATAAAAAGATTGTTCTTAACCGGTTTGTTTTTCCAATTAGTTCTTTTCTACACTTTCGGCACTCTTACTTTTCCACGGATGATAAGCTTCTTTGGAGGACCAAGTTGGATATACCTTATATTTATAGCAGGATTTTTCGTTGCCATGGGCTTCTTCAATGCTTTCATCAATACACCTGTTGGAGTATATTTCCAATTGGCAACCCCAACAGAACTTAGGACCCGTGTACTATCGGCAATCTCCCTTATCGCACAGATAAGCATGCCAATCGGTATGGCTGTTTACGGATTAATTGTAGATAAATATCCTGTACATTTAGTTATTTTTGGTTCACTTATTTTAACGACTCTTATCACACTGGTCTATCTCTTCACAAAAACTTTCGACTTTCTTGAAAGCAAACCAAAAACCGAAAATTCAATTGTTGAATCATCAGAAACAGTTTGA
- a CDS encoding helix-turn-helix domain-containing protein translates to MINMLIDNKPSSEWKHYSRAIKYYCEGDFSKAKSQIERGLKSNMKNRSLFYLLLSLKLLVSTGQNDKLYNRLRREFGRIPVRVRPEVVWALINYHSIYHTERELKAFRVWSERYEQENTATIMLFLGKARKEALDNNKENALKLFEKTYELAKKLEDPQGLINVLNDFSWYLKLDTKERALKLAEKASYYSGYYDEDLAAAPYVLDTLATIQFENHVISLYKTAEIQRFVGFRNSSTSTILKKKSPVFNPRRSKYANNELIRDYLKNRMNNLLAVSRNTGIAWDNLSKLINGKTQTVRGKTLRKIITGLGIEVDPLNDPYPIVNEWIKLQIDKGFENAITELEKLKPSEREILILSTYTALLNKRKDYPYLSRKGTLSRALELCKEDLRRFREFTENRYEMKKFVAQLFELHPFLEGRRDLIWKFLKALPARKRKEFIHKYLQLGDEDRGVIDTFMRNYVRYDRNWGLRLKPPAELYPFTQKYRLKKTQTALAYWALDKKKERKKLANRLLKFV, encoded by the coding sequence ATGATAAATATGCTAATAGATAACAAACCTTCCAGTGAATGGAAGCATTATTCCAGAGCCATTAAGTACTACTGTGAAGGAGACTTCAGCAAAGCAAAGTCTCAGATTGAAAGAGGCTTGAAGAGTAATATGAAAAACCGTAGTCTCTTTTATCTACTACTTTCTCTCAAACTACTCGTATCAACCGGACAGAACGATAAGCTTTACAACAGGCTTAGAAGAGAATTCGGCAGAATACCGGTAAGAGTGAGACCAGAAGTCGTCTGGGCCTTAATCAACTATCACAGTATCTATCATACCGAAAGAGAACTCAAAGCCTTCAGAGTGTGGAGCGAAAGATACGAGCAGGAGAACACTGCAACGATAATGCTCTTCCTTGGAAAAGCAAGAAAAGAGGCTCTTGACAACAATAAAGAAAATGCGTTAAAACTCTTCGAAAAGACTTATGAACTGGCGAAAAAACTCGAAGATCCGCAGGGACTTATAAACGTCCTCAACGATTTTTCCTGGTACTTGAAGTTAGATACGAAAGAACGTGCCTTGAAATTAGCAGAAAAGGCCTCCTACTATTCTGGCTACTACGATGAAGACCTAGCTGCCGCTCCTTATGTGCTCGATACCCTCGCAACTATCCAATTTGAAAATCACGTTATTTCATTATATAAAACCGCTGAAATACAGCGGTTTGTCGGCTTCAGAAATAGTAGTACCTCAACCATATTGAAAAAGAAAAGCCCAGTTTTCAATCCTAGAAGATCAAAATACGCAAACAATGAACTCATAAGGGATTACTTGAAGAATCGCATGAACAACCTTTTAGCTGTTAGTAGGAACACTGGAATTGCCTGGGATAACCTCAGCAAACTCATTAACGGCAAAACCCAAACCGTCAGGGGTAAAACTTTAAGGAAGATAATCACAGGATTGGGAATCGAGGTTGATCCACTCAACGATCCTTATCCGATCGTGAACGAATGGATAAAACTTCAGATAGATAAAGGCTTTGAAAATGCGATAACAGAACTGGAAAAACTCAAACCATCCGAACGTGAAATATTAATCCTCTCAACATACACCGCTCTTTTGAACAAAAGGAAAGATTATCCTTATCTAAGCAGGAAGGGAACGCTTTCCCGTGCACTGGAACTTTGTAAAGAAGACCTTCGAAGGTTTAGAGAATTTACGGAAAATCGTTATGAAATGAAGAAATTCGTGGCTCAACTCTTCGAGCTTCATCCGTTTCTTGAAGGCAGGAGAGACCTTATTTGGAAATTCCTGAAGGCCTTACCTGCGAGAAAAAGAAAAGAGTTCATCCATAAGTATCTTCAACTCGGAGATGAAGACAGAGGGGTAATAGATACCTTCATGAGAAACTACGTTCGCTACGACAGGAACTGGGGCCTGAGACTCAAACCTCCCGCAGAACTTTATCCCTTCACCCAGAAATACAGGCTAAAGAAAACCCAGACCGCCCTCGCTTACTGGGCGCTGGATAAGAAGAAGGAAAGGAAAAAGCTGGCTAATAGACTGTTGAAGTTTGTTTGA
- a CDS encoding MFS transporter codes for MKNNLKRNIILYFTGRGVSTFGDELHKIALAWLMLELTGKASGLGSVMGIQEFSLGIFGLVAGIIVDKFSRKRIIVVSDLIQGLVVFFLLFIPAYLGRIGTLNIYLIAFFYPFLLQLFFLASIAFIPEIVPKEHLFSFNAFKTSFFTSIAFIGSGVAGLFIKMFGYSTCFFIDSMTSIFAAICGAMIVVKGRSDTKKHYEKDKENFKSYLSMLKEGFAEFRKNRAFFAVTLLSTIGDFLIPFFLWIPVAIRKWNGDAFTYGITQSIMAVGMIIGGIAANTLLKKFLRKFNNVQINLGAKFIIGLIFLTTTIFFNIYSLMVMMFLFGLVTSISKASVQTYLQETIEQGKMGRVTSVISATQTISAPLSLFLGGVLLDIFSPRSMLAFYGVIFVIQMIVGFRIRAIREYCKQKSLEGSES; via the coding sequence ATGAAGAATAATCTCAAGAGAAATATCATTCTTTACTTCACAGGAAGAGGGGTTTCTACTTTTGGGGATGAGCTTCACAAGATCGCCCTGGCATGGTTAATGTTGGAACTGACTGGGAAAGCTTCCGGGTTGGGAAGTGTGATGGGGATTCAGGAATTTTCTTTAGGAATTTTTGGTCTTGTAGCAGGAATAATAGTAGATAAATTCTCAAGGAAAAGAATAATAGTTGTCAGCGATTTGATCCAGGGACTGGTCGTCTTCTTCTTACTCTTTATTCCTGCCTACTTGGGCAGGATTGGCACATTAAATATCTACTTGATAGCCTTTTTCTATCCCTTTTTACTTCAGCTTTTCTTCCTTGCAAGCATTGCTTTTATTCCAGAGATTGTCCCGAAAGAGCATTTATTTTCATTCAACGCTTTTAAGACATCTTTCTTTACTTCCATAGCCTTTATAGGATCAGGGGTTGCTGGTTTATTTATCAAGATGTTTGGTTATAGCACCTGTTTCTTTATAGATTCAATGACATCGATTTTCGCGGCGATCTGTGGAGCCATGATTGTTGTAAAGGGTAGAAGCGATACCAAGAAGCATTACGAAAAAGATAAAGAGAATTTCAAATCATATCTCAGCATGCTAAAAGAAGGATTTGCTGAGTTTAGGAAGAATAGAGCTTTTTTTGCCGTTACGCTTCTGAGTACAATTGGTGATTTTTTAATTCCTTTTTTCCTTTGGATACCGGTGGCGATAAGGAAATGGAATGGAGATGCTTTTACTTATGGAATTACTCAATCAATTATGGCAGTTGGAATGATTATAGGAGGTATTGCAGCAAATACACTCTTAAAGAAGTTCCTGCGGAAATTTAATAATGTTCAAATTAATCTGGGAGCTAAATTTATAATAGGTTTGATCTTTCTAACTACCACTATCTTCTTTAACATTTATAGTTTAATGGTAATGATGTTTCTATTTGGTCTTGTAACTTCGATAAGCAAAGCAAGTGTGCAAACCTATCTTCAAGAGACAATTGAACAGGGAAAAATGGGTAGAGTTACGAGTGTGATTTCTGCAACACAGACGATCTCTGCTCCATTATCCCTCTTTTTGGGTGGAGTTCTTCTAGATATTTTTTCTCCTCGTAGTATGCTCGCCTTTTACGGGGTTATATTCGTTATTCAAATGATAGTGGGATTTAGGATACGTGCAATTCGAGAATACTGTAAACAAAAATCTTTAGAAGGAAGTGAGTCATAA
- a CDS encoding ABC transporter ATP-binding protein, protein MNSHVVEFQNACKIYPNGTEALKNITFKIERGEIVGLIGPNGAGKTTAVKSLLGLLKLSSGRVKLWGQDSYSLPMEFKKKTGFLLDDRGLYENMTVEKNMIFWAKVYAVDTRKVKGILERWDLWIKRKDLVKELSRGLKQKLAIAKVAIHDPLFIVMDEPTSNLDPVVRRQVVDLLKGFAGTDKTIIITSHDLYDIERVCTRIIMIRKGKIIADGSMEELKKQLGVRECVKIIVSTNVSDVLKKKLFKNYPIEKIRDKEILVPGDHFDTKKLVKFLVENDVGVERVESEKVTLEDIYIKIVKEDEE, encoded by the coding sequence GTGAATTCGCATGTTGTTGAATTTCAAAATGCTTGCAAAATCTATCCAAACGGTACGGAGGCACTCAAAAACATAACCTTCAAAATAGAAAGAGGAGAGATCGTAGGGTTAATAGGGCCTAATGGTGCGGGAAAAACAACCGCCGTGAAATCGCTCCTTGGCCTGCTAAAGCTCTCATCTGGAAGAGTCAAATTATGGGGGCAAGATAGTTATTCGTTGCCTATGGAATTCAAGAAGAAGACAGGTTTTCTCCTCGATGATAGAGGGCTATATGAGAATATGACAGTAGAAAAAAACATGATATTTTGGGCAAAAGTATATGCTGTGGATACGCGAAAGGTAAAAGGAATATTGGAAAGATGGGATTTGTGGATCAAACGAAAAGATCTTGTAAAGGAGCTTTCCAGAGGCTTGAAGCAAAAATTAGCCATAGCGAAGGTAGCTATCCATGACCCGCTTTTCATCGTAATGGATGAACCCACGTCGAACCTTGACCCTGTTGTAAGAAGACAGGTAGTAGACCTATTAAAAGGTTTCGCAGGAACAGATAAAACCATTATCATTACTTCACATGATCTATACGACATTGAAAGAGTATGCACAAGGATAATAATGATTAGAAAAGGGAAAATCATAGCCGACGGTTCCATGGAAGAATTAAAAAAACAATTAGGAGTTAGGGAATGTGTGAAAATAATTGTATCTACGAATGTAAGCGATGTTCTTAAAAAGAAACTATTTAAAAATTATCCCATTGAAAAAATAAGGGATAAAGAAATCCTTGTGCCAGGAGATCATTTCGATACAAAAAAATTAGTCAAGTTCCTTGTAGAGAATGATGTTGGTGTCGAACGAGTGGAATCTGAGAAGGTGACCTTGGAAGATATCTATATAAAAATTGTGAAAGAGGATGAAGAATGA
- a CDS encoding ATP-binding cassette domain-containing protein has product MTVASMENVSFSFANGPKIFDNFSLSVKKGEFVYIKGLNGSGKSTLLKILCGLIPPTTGNVSVFGKEPHRNPEILKRLGIVIDGMGLYRELSLRENILLFARQKGVTPEMAEEALKKYVRMWNIDFNRKYKKSSHGMRKIAKLTLSLINDPELLIWDEPELALDKKRHETLVNLLRDYKENGKTCIIAGTNPDMYQGLIDRVIEKEVTI; this is encoded by the coding sequence ATGACGGTTGCGTCTATGGAGAATGTATCGTTTTCTTTTGCCAATGGGCCGAAAATATTCGACAACTTCTCGTTGAGCGTGAAAAAGGGTGAATTTGTTTATATAAAAGGTCTAAACGGTTCCGGGAAGAGTACGCTCTTAAAAATCCTTTGTGGATTAATACCTCCAACAACTGGGAATGTTAGCGTTTTTGGAAAAGAACCACATCGTAACCCTGAAATTTTAAAAAGGTTGGGAATAGTGATTGATGGTATGGGATTATACAGAGAACTTAGCTTGAGAGAAAATATATTACTCTTCGCCAGACAAAAAGGTGTAACACCCGAAATGGCAGAAGAAGCACTGAAAAAATATGTAAGAATGTGGAACATAGATTTCAACAGAAAATACAAGAAATCCTCCCATGGCATGAGGAAGATAGCTAAATTAACACTCTCGCTGATAAATGATCCTGAACTTCTGATATGGGATGAGCCAGAACTCGCACTTGATAAAAAGCGCCATGAAACTTTAGTAAATTTACTTCGTGATTATAAAGAAAACGGTAAAACCTGCATAATTGCCGGTACAAATCCAGATATGTATCAAGGCCTCATAGATAGAGTAATAGAAAAAGAGGTGACAATATGA
- a CDS encoding ABC transporter ATP-binding protein gives MKAKELVLLRFVFKYVKSKMKLFILAFAFLVALSLVSLLPPYLTKLAFDEGIMSRNLNLLIKYVLLLVGAYVLKSLFNYLSSALFTFVSQSTLFDMQKDLTNRILKLPLEFFSNSESGYIVSRFKEIDSLSPLFSLQSFKLILSVFEFIGALVIMLSMNVQLTLLLILVIPVFYVVTRTFESAFARVTDETMEKGAIFHGKIQQSISGAEEIKRMSLEEKEAQKINEVNKEYVKSAIKYGILLSFGSEAIILLSSLAGVLLLYLGGRSILQESISVGTYMAFAGYFGKLYAPVVNWSLSMYTFKPAFVALERIRDFFLRYPEEDEGTDKIKIDKINEIEMRNVNFRYPDGKEYVLRSFNLKAETGDKVLLKGPNGSGKSTVIRLLLGFYENYEGEILINGVKLMKISKKSLRSRVSIVSQRIFLFNDTIENNIKIVDNVDDEKYEMALIKSGLKDFVESLPLKDQTLVGENGVKLSGGQIQKLAIARAIVKSDSDVFIFDEATAHLDTDTRELIKKFIKEELNDKICVIIDHSDYFDDACNKIVHLTKINLLR, from the coding sequence ATGAAGGCAAAAGAATTAGTACTACTGCGTTTTGTCTTTAAATACGTAAAGTCCAAGATGAAACTGTTCATACTGGCTTTTGCTTTTTTGGTTGCGTTATCTTTGGTCTCACTTTTACCACCTTACCTCACCAAACTTGCTTTCGATGAAGGAATAATGAGCAGAAACCTGAATCTATTAATCAAATACGTCTTGCTGCTCGTTGGGGCGTACGTGTTGAAGAGTCTTTTCAACTACTTAAGTTCGGCGCTTTTTACATTTGTAAGCCAGAGCACACTCTTTGACATGCAAAAAGACTTAACGAACCGCATTTTGAAACTACCACTCGAGTTCTTCTCCAATAGCGAAAGTGGATACATCGTTTCGAGGTTCAAAGAAATCGATTCCTTGAGTCCATTGTTTTCTTTGCAGAGTTTCAAGCTGATTCTCAGCGTTTTCGAATTCATAGGAGCTTTAGTGATCATGTTGTCTATGAACGTACAACTGACTCTGTTATTGATCCTTGTAATACCCGTTTTCTATGTAGTGACCAGAACTTTCGAATCGGCCTTCGCTAGAGTCACCGATGAAACCATGGAGAAAGGGGCCATCTTCCATGGAAAAATACAACAGTCCATAAGCGGTGCAGAGGAGATAAAAAGAATGTCCTTAGAAGAGAAAGAAGCACAGAAGATAAACGAAGTGAACAAAGAGTACGTGAAATCAGCCATAAAATACGGTATTTTGCTATCTTTCGGCTCTGAAGCGATCATACTTCTTTCTTCTCTTGCAGGTGTTCTCCTGCTTTATTTGGGAGGGAGATCCATTCTTCAAGAGAGTATATCTGTCGGGACTTACATGGCTTTTGCTGGATACTTTGGAAAACTCTACGCTCCTGTGGTCAACTGGAGTTTAAGCATGTACACCTTCAAACCTGCCTTTGTGGCTTTAGAAAGGATCAGAGATTTCTTCTTGAGATATCCCGAAGAAGATGAAGGGACTGACAAGATCAAGATAGATAAGATAAACGAAATAGAGATGAGAAACGTGAATTTCCGATACCCCGATGGGAAGGAATACGTTTTGAGAAGTTTCAATTTGAAGGCAGAAACTGGAGATAAAGTGCTCTTGAAAGGGCCGAACGGAAGTGGAAAGTCAACGGTAATAAGATTACTTCTGGGATTTTACGAAAATTACGAAGGAGAAATTCTGATAAACGGCGTGAAGTTAATGAAGATATCGAAGAAATCCCTGAGGAGCCGAGTGTCGATAGTGTCACAGAGGATTTTCTTGTTCAACGATACCATCGAGAACAACATAAAGATAGTAGACAATGTCGACGATGAAAAGTACGAAATGGCCTTGATCAAATCAGGTTTGAAAGATTTCGTAGAGAGCTTACCTTTAAAGGATCAAACCTTGGTGGGAGAAAATGGAGTGAAACTCTCTGGTGGTCAGATACAGAAACTGGCGATAGCTCGCGCTATTGTGAAATCCGATTCTGATGTTTTCATATTCGACGAAGCAACGGCTCATTTAGATACAGATACAAGAGAACTGATCAAAAAATTTATAAAAGAAGAGTTGAACGACAAGATATGCGTAATAATCGATCATTCTGACTACTTCGATGACGCTTGTAATAAAATCGTGCATTTGACAAAGATTAATCTTTTAAGGTAA